One window of Agromyces rhizosphaerae genomic DNA carries:
- a CDS encoding LemA family protein: MEWLIPVLIVVALVVIVGIYLWATYNSLVTLNVRVDEAWSDITVQLKRRADLLPNLINTVKGYAAHEKGVFEAVTKARAETLSAQGPAEASAAENHMQQALKSIFAVAEAYPQLQASQNFLSLQSELVDTEDKIQAARRFYNGGVRELNTKIKVFPNTLFVRSLGFSERDFFEVDEPAAIAEPPRVQF; encoded by the coding sequence ATGGAATGGCTGATCCCCGTCCTCATCGTCGTCGCGCTGGTCGTCATCGTCGGCATCTACCTGTGGGCGACGTACAACTCGCTCGTCACGCTCAATGTGCGGGTGGACGAGGCGTGGAGCGACATCACGGTGCAGCTCAAGCGCAGGGCCGACCTGCTGCCCAACCTGATCAACACGGTCAAGGGCTACGCCGCCCATGAGAAGGGCGTGTTCGAGGCCGTCACCAAGGCGCGCGCCGAGACCCTCTCCGCGCAGGGCCCGGCCGAGGCATCCGCTGCCGAGAACCACATGCAGCAGGCGCTGAAGTCGATCTTCGCCGTCGCCGAGGCGTACCCGCAGCTGCAGGCGAGCCAGAACTTCCTCTCGCTGCAGTCCGAGCTGGTCGACACGGAGGACAAGATCCAGGCCGCGCGCCGGTTCTACAACGGCGGCGTGCGCGAGCTGAACACCAAGATCAAGGTGTTCCCGAACACGCTGTTCGTGCGCAGCCTCGGGTTCAGCGAGCGCGACTTCTTCGAGGTCGACGAGCCGGCGGCGATCGCCGAGCCCCCTCGCGTGCAGTTCTAG
- a CDS encoding M48 family metallopeptidase, protein MYRAIAKNKRNTVFIIILFLAIIGGLGWLAAYVYQSWAILIWTVLFAGGYALFQYFMADKQAISMSGAVQVRSKADHPRLWRTVENLSITTGTPMPKVYIVNDPAPNAFATGRDPEHAIVAATTGLLDIMDDSELEGVMAHELGHVRNYDIRVSMIVFGLVVAVGFIADMFLRMAFFGRGNNQNPIVFVVGLAAMLIAPIVATVVQLAVSRQREYLADATGAMTTRHPEALARALEKLAAYGRPMRKQNSSMAHLWIADPIKPGVIDRLFATHPPIPERVERLRTMGGSF, encoded by the coding sequence ATGTATCGCGCGATAGCGAAGAACAAGCGCAACACCGTCTTCATCATCATCCTGTTCCTCGCCATCATCGGCGGGCTCGGATGGCTCGCGGCCTACGTGTACCAGAGCTGGGCGATCCTCATCTGGACCGTGCTGTTCGCGGGCGGCTACGCACTGTTCCAGTACTTCATGGCCGACAAGCAGGCCATCTCGATGTCGGGTGCCGTGCAGGTGCGCTCGAAGGCCGATCACCCGCGCCTGTGGCGCACGGTCGAGAACCTGTCGATCACGACCGGCACGCCCATGCCCAAGGTCTACATCGTCAACGACCCGGCGCCGAACGCGTTCGCGACCGGGCGCGATCCCGAGCACGCGATCGTCGCGGCGACCACGGGGCTGCTCGACATCATGGACGACTCGGAGCTCGAGGGCGTCATGGCGCACGAGCTCGGGCACGTGCGCAACTACGACATCCGCGTCTCGATGATCGTGTTCGGCCTGGTCGTGGCGGTCGGCTTCATCGCCGACATGTTCCTGCGCATGGCGTTCTTCGGCCGCGGCAACAACCAGAACCCGATCGTCTTCGTCGTCGGCCTCGCGGCCATGCTCATCGCGCCGATCGTGGCGACGGTCGTGCAGCTCGCCGTCTCGCGTCAGCGCGAATACCTGGCGGATGCCACGGGGGCGATGACCACCCGCCACCCCGAGGCGCTCGCGCGTGCGCTCGAGAAGCTCGCCGCCTACGGCCGGCCGATGCGGAAGCAGAACTCCTCCATGGCGCACCTCTGGATCGCCGACCCGATCAAGCCGGGCGTCATCGACCGCCTCTTCGCGACGCACCCCCCGATCCCCGAGCGGGTCGAGCGCCTGCGCACCATGGGCGGCTCGTTCTGA
- a CDS encoding winged helix-turn-helix domain-containing protein, giving the protein MVDQISPALARRIALAAQGFGGPRPSAPGLRQVRGVAERLGVLQIDSVNVFERSHYLPALSRLGPYDRAHLDRLAYGRRGRFVEYWAHQAAFVPRELWPLFGFRRAGYLAKGSDWGGYVSDNRPLSEWLVDELRANGPMRASEIEHDANERRGPWWGWSDVKRTLEWMFRTGEVVCVERVRFERVYALPEQALPRELLDASPSEEDQVRELVGLAASALGIATEADLADYWRMLRSQVKPAIRDLEEAGVLLPVEVPGWGSNGKPGRAWLHADARRPRRMEAAALLSPFDPVVWFRPRTERLFDFHYRIEIYTPEPDRVFGYYSLPLLVDEAIVGRVDLKADRKAGVLRVQSAWAEADAPEDTAARLVPLLRDAAAWQGLDDIALAGRGTLSPAVASELARA; this is encoded by the coding sequence ATGGTCGACCAGATCTCGCCGGCTCTCGCCCGTCGCATCGCGCTGGCCGCGCAGGGCTTCGGCGGGCCCCGTCCGTCGGCGCCGGGCCTCCGTCAGGTGCGCGGCGTCGCCGAGCGGCTCGGCGTGCTGCAGATCGACTCGGTCAACGTGTTCGAGCGCAGCCACTACCTGCCGGCGCTCAGCCGGCTCGGCCCGTACGACCGGGCCCACCTCGACCGGCTCGCGTACGGACGCCGCGGCCGGTTCGTCGAGTACTGGGCGCACCAGGCCGCGTTCGTGCCGCGCGAGCTCTGGCCGCTGTTCGGGTTCCGTCGCGCCGGCTACCTCGCCAAGGGCAGCGACTGGGGCGGATACGTGTCGGACAACCGGCCCCTGTCGGAGTGGCTCGTCGACGAGCTGCGGGCGAACGGGCCGATGCGCGCGAGCGAGATCGAGCACGACGCGAACGAGCGGCGAGGGCCGTGGTGGGGTTGGAGCGACGTCAAGCGCACGCTCGAGTGGATGTTCCGCACCGGCGAGGTCGTCTGCGTCGAGCGCGTGCGGTTCGAGCGCGTCTACGCACTGCCCGAGCAGGCGCTGCCCCGCGAGCTGCTCGACGCGTCGCCGTCGGAGGAGGACCAGGTGCGGGAGCTCGTCGGGCTCGCGGCATCCGCTCTCGGCATCGCGACCGAGGCCGACCTCGCCGACTACTGGCGCATGCTGCGGTCGCAGGTGAAGCCCGCGATCCGCGACCTCGAGGAGGCGGGCGTGCTGCTGCCGGTCGAGGTGCCCGGGTGGGGATCGAACGGCAAGCCCGGACGCGCGTGGCTGCACGCGGACGCCCGCCGCCCGCGCCGCATGGAGGCGGCCGCGCTGCTGTCGCCGTTCGACCCGGTGGTGTGGTTCCGGCCGCGCACCGAGCGCCTGTTCGACTTCCACTACCGCATCGAGATCTACACGCCCGAGCCCGACCGCGTGTTCGGCTACTACTCGCTGCCGCTGCTCGTCGACGAGGCGATCGTCGGCCGCGTCGACCTCAAGGCCGACCGCAAGGCGGGCGTGCTGCGCGTGCAGTCGGCATGGGCCGAGGCGGATGCCCCCGAGGACACCGCCGCCCGCCTCGTGCCGCTCCTCCGGGACGCCGCCGCCTGGCAGGGCCTCGACGACATCGCGCTCGCCGGTCGTGGCACGCTCTCCCCCGCGGTGGCATCCGAGCTCGCCCGCGCGTAG
- a CDS encoding AI-2E family transporter, translating into MADSRGNRWGSMFGRKRDADAPEPPEIEESIPPAMRLAAAWSWRLLLVGAVLAVVIFLIIQLRLIIIPLLVAVLLGALLVPFVQWLRHHRWPKWLAVTVAMLGTIAAVAGLLTLGISQIVRAYSELEAQTLVAWDDLQGWLLDGPLHITQQQVDDFLAQIFETIQQDSGIFISGALSVGSTLGHFIAGMLLALFATLFILIDGRGIWNWMVSVMPRRARAAVNGAGEAGWSTLRNFVRVQILVASIDAIGIATGAFLLGVPLAIPIGILVFLGSFVPFVGAIVTGALAVFVALVYNGWVIALLMLGVVLLVQQIEGHVLQPLIMGTAVKVHPLGVVIAVATGSLLAGIPGALFAVPIAAVANVMILYVSSGVWKNQAPPPATIRSPLWTTVPQEVRGFSRRKRNET; encoded by the coding sequence ATGGCGGATTCGCGGGGAAACCGGTGGGGGTCCATGTTCGGTCGCAAGCGCGATGCGGACGCGCCCGAGCCACCGGAGATCGAGGAGTCGATCCCGCCCGCGATGCGCCTCGCCGCCGCATGGTCGTGGCGCCTGCTGCTCGTGGGTGCCGTGCTCGCGGTCGTCATCTTCCTGATCATCCAGCTGCGCCTGATCATCATCCCGTTGCTCGTGGCGGTGCTGCTCGGCGCGCTGCTCGTGCCGTTCGTGCAGTGGCTCAGGCACCACCGCTGGCCGAAGTGGCTCGCGGTCACGGTGGCGATGCTCGGCACGATCGCGGCGGTCGCGGGCCTGCTCACGCTCGGCATCAGCCAGATCGTGCGCGCCTACAGCGAGCTCGAGGCGCAGACGCTGGTCGCCTGGGACGACCTGCAGGGGTGGCTGCTCGACGGACCGCTGCACATCACCCAGCAGCAGGTCGACGACTTCCTCGCGCAGATCTTCGAGACGATCCAGCAGGACAGCGGCATCTTCATCTCGGGCGCGCTGTCGGTCGGCAGCACGCTCGGCCACTTCATCGCCGGCATGCTGCTCGCGCTGTTCGCGACGCTGTTCATCCTGATCGACGGCCGCGGCATCTGGAACTGGATGGTGAGCGTCATGCCCCGGCGGGCGCGCGCAGCCGTCAACGGGGCGGGCGAAGCCGGCTGGTCGACGCTGCGCAACTTCGTGCGCGTGCAGATCCTGGTCGCGTCGATCGACGCGATCGGCATCGCGACCGGCGCCTTCCTGCTCGGCGTGCCGCTGGCGATCCCCATCGGCATCCTGGTCTTCCTCGGCTCGTTCGTGCCGTTCGTCGGTGCGATCGTGACCGGTGCGCTCGCGGTGTTCGTCGCGCTGGTCTACAACGGCTGGGTCATCGCGCTGCTCATGCTCGGCGTCGTGCTGCTCGTGCAGCAGATCGAGGGCCACGTGCTGCAGCCGCTCATCATGGGCACGGCCGTGAAGGTGCATCCGCTCGGCGTCGTGATCGCGGTCGCGACGGGATCGCTGCTCGCGGGCATCCCCGGCGCGCTCTTCGCGGTGCCGATCGCGGCGGTGGCGAACGTCATGATCCTCTACGTGTCCAGCGGCGTATGGAAGAATCAGGCTCCCCCGCCGGCCACGATCCGGTCGCCGCTGTGGACGACGGTGCCGCAGGAGGTGCGGGGATTCTCACGACGAAAGCGGAACGAGACATGA
- the ilvA gene encoding threonine ammonia-lyase, with product MTMPVDHRDGPAHAAEQHERRADAAGPRFPGPDLAAFEAAAANVAAVARRTPMETSRFLATRLGVPVHLKCENLQRTGSYKLRGAYHRISQLSPEEQARGVVAASAGNHAQGVAYAARELGIRATIFMPVGVALPKLEATRAYGADVLLEGGEIAETLAAASAFAEETGAVVIPPYDHPDVIAGQGTLGLEILEQAPDVETIIVPIGGGGLASGVASAAKQRAAQLGRTIRVIGVQARNAAPYVPSLAAGEPVAVPVVPTIADGIAVYRPGVLNFEIIREAVDEVVTVSDDDIARALLVLLERAKLVVEPAGAVSVAAILSGQVIGSGPTVALLSGGNIDPLLMQRVVAHGLAASGRYLTLTIGLPDRPGQLARISELIAEANANVVEVLHTRHGSDMMITEVALKMSVETRGPDHSAHVLRILRDAGYDPVVGE from the coding sequence ATGACCATGCCCGTCGACCATCGCGACGGCCCGGCCCACGCGGCCGAACAGCACGAACGGCGAGCGGATGCCGCGGGGCCGCGCTTCCCGGGCCCCGACCTCGCCGCGTTCGAGGCGGCCGCCGCGAACGTGGCCGCCGTCGCCCGTCGCACGCCGATGGAGACCTCGCGGTTCCTGGCGACGCGCCTCGGCGTGCCCGTGCACCTGAAGTGCGAGAACCTCCAGCGCACCGGCTCGTACAAGCTCCGCGGCGCCTACCACCGCATCTCGCAGCTCAGCCCCGAGGAGCAGGCGCGCGGGGTCGTGGCCGCGTCGGCGGGCAACCACGCGCAGGGCGTGGCGTACGCCGCGCGCGAGCTGGGCATCCGCGCCACCATCTTCATGCCGGTCGGCGTCGCGCTCCCGAAGCTCGAGGCGACGCGCGCCTACGGCGCCGACGTCTTGCTGGAGGGCGGCGAGATCGCCGAGACGCTCGCCGCGGCCTCCGCGTTCGCCGAGGAGACCGGCGCGGTCGTCATCCCGCCGTACGACCACCCCGACGTGATCGCAGGGCAGGGCACGCTCGGCCTCGAGATCCTCGAGCAGGCGCCCGACGTCGAGACGATCATCGTGCCGATCGGCGGCGGCGGCCTCGCCTCCGGCGTCGCGAGCGCGGCGAAGCAGCGCGCCGCCCAGCTCGGCCGCACCATCCGGGTCATCGGCGTGCAGGCGCGCAACGCCGCGCCGTACGTGCCGTCGCTGGCTGCGGGGGAGCCGGTCGCGGTGCCGGTCGTGCCGACGATCGCCGACGGCATCGCGGTCTACCGCCCGGGCGTGCTGAACTTCGAGATCATCCGCGAGGCGGTCGACGAGGTCGTCACGGTGTCCGACGACGACATCGCCCGGGCACTGCTGGTGCTGCTCGAGCGCGCCAAGCTCGTCGTCGAGCCGGCCGGCGCGGTCTCGGTCGCGGCGATCCTCTCGGGCCAGGTGATCGGCTCGGGCCCGACGGTCGCGCTGCTCTCGGGCGGCAACATCGACCCGCTGCTCATGCAGCGCGTGGTCGCGCACGGCCTCGCGGCATCCGGCCGGTACCTGACCCTCACGATCGGGCTGCCCGACCGTCCCGGCCAGCTCGCGCGCATCTCCGAGCTCATCGCCGAGGCGAACGCGAACGTGGTCGAGGTGCTGCACACCCGTCACGGCTCGGACATGATGATCACCGAGGTCGCGCTGAAGATGTCGGTCGAGACCCGCGGACCCGACCACAGCGCGCACGTGCTCCGCATCCTGCGCGACGCCGGGTACGACCCGGTCGTCGGCGAGTAG
- the greA gene encoding transcription elongation factor GreA: MAQDATVTWLTQDAYDRLAGELEHLSTAGREEISKRIEAAREEGDLKENGGYHAAKDEQGKQEARIRQLTALLRSAQVGDAPESHGVVEAGTVVTATIAGDSEKFLVGNREIAGDSELDVYSPQSPLGEAIVGLKVGEATTYTAPNGREIKVKVTDVATWDGK; the protein is encoded by the coding sequence ATGGCGCAGGACGCTACGGTCACCTGGCTCACCCAGGACGCCTACGACCGCCTGGCCGGCGAGCTCGAGCACCTCAGCACCGCCGGTCGCGAGGAGATCTCGAAGCGGATCGAAGCGGCCCGGGAAGAGGGCGACCTCAAGGAGAACGGCGGCTACCACGCCGCCAAGGACGAGCAGGGCAAGCAGGAGGCGCGCATCCGGCAGCTCACCGCGCTGCTGCGGAGCGCCCAGGTCGGCGACGCCCCCGAGTCGCACGGCGTCGTCGAGGCCGGCACGGTCGTCACCGCGACCATCGCGGGCGACTCGGAGAAGTTCCTCGTCGGCAACCGCGAGATCGCCGGCGACTCCGAGCTCGACGTCTACAGCCCGCAGAGCCCGCTCGGCGAGGCGATCGTCGGCCTGAAGGTCGGCGAGGCGACGACGTACACCGCCCCCAACGGGCGCGAGATCAAGGTGAAGGTCACGGACGTGGCCACCTGGGACGGCAAGTAG
- a CDS encoding DUF4307 domain-containing protein yields MADDVLAERYGRTRTSKRRERTILVAVAAAFAVVFVAWVVWAGFDGTRPTLEVKDTGHRLLTDERAVEVRWDLSAPVGSDTACVVQALNEEFVVVGWKVVEIPASDEYTRTFTETVRTAQEANTGLIYRCWLT; encoded by the coding sequence GTGGCCGACGACGTGCTCGCCGAGCGGTACGGGCGCACCCGCACCTCGAAGCGGCGTGAGCGCACGATCCTCGTCGCGGTCGCCGCGGCGTTCGCCGTCGTGTTCGTCGCGTGGGTCGTCTGGGCCGGCTTCGACGGCACCCGGCCGACGCTCGAGGTGAAGGACACCGGGCACCGGCTGCTCACCGACGAGCGGGCCGTCGAGGTGCGCTGGGACCTCTCGGCACCGGTCGGCAGCGACACCGCGTGCGTGGTGCAGGCGCTCAACGAGGAGTTCGTCGTCGTGGGCTGGAAGGTCGTCGAGATCCCGGCATCCGACGAGTACACCCGTACCTTCACCGAGACCGTGCGCACGGCGCAGGAGGCGAACACCGGTTTGATCTACCGGTGCTGGCTGACCTAG
- the trhA gene encoding PAQR family membrane homeostasis protein TrhA, whose protein sequence is MSQRSTARPEDVAEHLGHPVAELDESDRAVAADERNDPHLPNIPLLDASVANPAEIRPTWRGWIHAGTFPVAIAAGVVLITLAEGAPAKWASAVFMLTSLLLFGNSALYHRFDWSPKVKVILKRIDHANIFLLIAGTYTPLAILALPPEKGWLLLGIVWGGALLGIGFRVFWITAPRWLYVPIYVLLGWAAMMYIVDLVNANVAMMVLVLVGGVLYTAGAVVYAIKKPNPWPGHFGFHEIFHVFTVLAFLCHWTATLLIALAPAFHAG, encoded by the coding sequence ATGAGCCAGCGCAGCACCGCCAGACCCGAAGACGTCGCCGAGCACCTCGGCCATCCGGTCGCGGAGCTGGACGAGTCCGATCGGGCGGTCGCCGCCGACGAGCGCAACGACCCGCACCTGCCGAACATCCCGCTGCTCGACGCCTCGGTCGCGAACCCCGCCGAGATCCGCCCCACCTGGCGCGGCTGGATCCACGCCGGCACGTTCCCCGTCGCGATCGCCGCGGGCGTCGTGCTCATCACCCTCGCCGAGGGTGCGCCCGCCAAGTGGGCGTCGGCGGTCTTCATGCTCACGTCGCTGCTGCTGTTCGGCAACTCGGCGCTGTACCACCGGTTCGACTGGTCGCCCAAGGTCAAGGTGATCCTGAAGCGCATCGACCACGCCAACATCTTCCTGCTCATCGCGGGCACCTACACGCCGCTCGCCATCCTCGCGCTGCCGCCCGAGAAGGGCTGGCTGCTGCTCGGCATCGTCTGGGGCGGCGCGCTGCTCGGGATCGGCTTCCGCGTGTTCTGGATCACCGCTCCGCGCTGGCTCTACGTGCCGATCTACGTGCTGCTCGGCTGGGCCGCGATGATGTACATCGTCGACCTCGTCAACGCGAACGTCGCCATGATGGTGCTCGTGCTGGTCGGCGGCGTGCTCTACACCGCAGGCGCGGTCGTCTACGCGATCAAGAAGCCGAACCCGTGGCCCGGCCACTTCGGCTTCCACGAGATCTTCCACGTGTTCACCGTGCTGGCGTTCCTCTGCCACTGGACGGCGACGCTGCTGATCGCGCTCGCGCCCGCGTTCCACGCGGGCTGA
- a CDS encoding isoprenyl transferase, whose product MQKRERSTGRGILYRLYANRLQRELEQMTLPHHVAMIIDGNRRWAKQLGYETAAHGHRAGAAKMREFLEWCDDLGIQVVTLYLLSADNLGNRSDTELSDLVEIIADLADELSRYRDWRVQHVGSRDGLPEPLVAALEAAEARTAGRTGLHVNLAVGYGGRREITDAMRSIVASHHAEGRSLEDLAESLTPDLIGEHLYTGGQPDPDLVIRTSGEQRLSDFMLWQAAHSEFYFVEALGPDLRRVDFLRAVRDFSSRHRRFGG is encoded by the coding sequence GTGCAGAAGCGGGAACGATCCACCGGCCGCGGCATCCTCTACCGGTTGTACGCGAATCGGCTGCAGCGGGAACTGGAGCAGATGACGCTGCCGCACCACGTGGCGATGATCATCGACGGGAACCGCCGCTGGGCGAAGCAGCTGGGCTACGAGACCGCCGCGCACGGCCACCGGGCGGGCGCCGCGAAGATGCGCGAGTTCCTCGAGTGGTGCGACGACCTCGGCATCCAGGTGGTCACGCTCTACCTGTTGTCGGCCGACAACCTCGGCAACCGCTCCGACACCGAGCTCTCCGACCTGGTCGAGATCATCGCCGACCTCGCCGACGAGCTCTCGCGGTACCGCGACTGGCGCGTGCAGCACGTCGGCTCGCGCGACGGCCTGCCCGAGCCGCTCGTCGCCGCGCTCGAGGCGGCGGAGGCCCGCACCGCGGGGCGCACGGGCCTGCACGTGAACCTCGCCGTCGGCTACGGCGGGCGCCGCGAGATCACCGACGCGATGCGCTCGATCGTGGCATCCCACCACGCCGAGGGCCGCAGCCTCGAGGACCTGGCGGAGTCGCTCACGCCCGACCTCATCGGCGAGCACCTCTACACGGGCGGGCAGCCCGACCCCGACCTGGTCATCCGCACGTCGGGCGAGCAGCGGCTGAGCGACTTCATGCTCTGGCAGGCCGCCCACAGCGAGTTCTACTTCGTGGAGGCCCTCGGGCCGGACCTCCGCCGCGTCGACTTCCTGCGCGCCGTGCGCGACTTCTCGAGCCGGCACCGTCGCTTCGGTGGATGA
- a CDS encoding aminotransferase class V-fold PLP-dependent enzyme gives MSLDRYIEGFDEEPGYLDYARFGPLSRAVLEEGNVFADFLRRVRHGSLDVLAEQDLRLRTAVSALTGFDVDRIGFQPNTTSGLLHAMFGLTGQVLLSPDEFPSLPISAVRAQEALHTVQPDWLQTDHGRVTPGQIRRQLADNTVAVAVSLVDSRTGYLADLEGIRQVIGDRLLIVDAIQGFGIVDAPWEHVDVIASGGQKWCRAGWGTGFLALSERAIDRLVPVFSGNTGTEDPDVWGEVPPPAPDARAYRTSVPDPIAEARLAVALEEIAEVGVAGIAGEIARKVSDVIDLADDFAVPLASSRDERERASIVVLEPEPERLSALTAALHNHGVTATTRQGRVRLSVHAGTTRETLDMLRAAFVSFSTTGF, from the coding sequence GTGAGTCTCGACCGCTACATCGAGGGCTTCGACGAGGAGCCCGGCTACCTCGACTACGCCCGGTTCGGCCCGCTCTCGCGGGCCGTGCTCGAGGAGGGCAACGTCTTCGCCGACTTCCTCCGGCGGGTGCGCCACGGCAGCCTCGACGTGCTCGCCGAGCAGGACCTCCGGCTGCGCACCGCCGTGTCCGCGCTCACCGGCTTCGACGTCGACCGCATCGGCTTCCAGCCCAACACGACGTCGGGGCTGCTGCACGCGATGTTCGGGCTCACCGGGCAGGTGCTGCTCTCGCCCGACGAGTTCCCGAGCCTGCCCATCTCGGCGGTGCGTGCGCAGGAGGCGCTGCACACCGTGCAGCCGGACTGGCTGCAGACCGACCACGGGCGGGTCACGCCCGGGCAGATCCGCCGGCAGCTCGCCGACAACACGGTGGCCGTCGCGGTCAGCCTCGTCGACTCGCGCACCGGGTACCTGGCCGACCTCGAGGGCATCCGCCAGGTCATCGGCGACCGGCTGCTGATCGTCGACGCCATCCAGGGCTTCGGCATCGTGGACGCCCCGTGGGAGCACGTCGACGTGATCGCCTCGGGCGGGCAGAAGTGGTGCCGGGCGGGCTGGGGCACCGGGTTCCTCGCGCTCTCGGAGCGGGCGATCGACCGGCTCGTGCCCGTGTTCTCGGGCAACACCGGCACCGAGGACCCCGACGTGTGGGGCGAGGTGCCGCCGCCTGCTCCGGATGCCCGTGCCTATCGCACCTCGGTGCCCGACCCGATCGCCGAGGCCCGCCTCGCGGTCGCGCTCGAGGAGATCGCCGAGGTCGGCGTGGCCGGGATCGCCGGCGAGATCGCCCGCAAGGTCAGCGACGTGATCGACCTGGCCGACGACTTCGCCGTGCCGCTCGCGTCGTCGCGCGACGAGCGCGAACGCGCCAGCATCGTGGTGCTCGAACCCGAGCCCGAGCGGCTCAGCGCGCTCACCGCGGCCCTCCACAACCACGGGGTCACGGCGACCACGCGGCAGGGCAGGGTGCGGCTGTCGGTGCACGCCGGCACCACGCGGGAGACGCTCGACATGCTGCGGGCGGCATTCGTGTCGTTCTCCACGACCGGCTTCTGA
- a CDS encoding PhoH family protein has protein sequence MTSLETPKSTNQPASEAHRAPAAKTQQAERSFVLDTSVLLSDPKALFRFAEHAVILPVVVITELEAKRHDPEIGFFARQALRILDELRVEHERLDFPIPVGDGGSLRVELNHSNPAVLPSGLRLGDNDSRILACAMNLSNDGVAVTVVSKDLPLRVKAASIGIDAEEYRHELAVDSGWTGMSEIALGGEDMSSLYEHESLDHDLVEGLPMNTGLVVQSERGSALARVTGERTMRLVRGDRDVFGVHGRSAEQRLAIDLLLDPEVGILSLGGRAGTGKSALALCAGLEAVLERQQHKKIMVFRPLYAVGGQELGYLPGDQGEKMNPWGQAVFDTLGALVSQNVLDEVVERGILEVLPLTHIRGRSLHDAFVIVDEAQSLERNVLLTMLSRIGQNSRVVLTHDVAQRDNLRVGRHDGIASVIETLKGHPLFGHVTLTRSERSAIAALVSEMLDGYEVH, from the coding sequence GTGACCTCACTCGAAACACCGAAGTCCACCAACCAGCCGGCGAGCGAGGCCCATCGGGCCCCAGCCGCGAAGACCCAGCAGGCGGAACGGTCCTTCGTTCTCGACACGTCGGTCCTGCTGTCCGATCCCAAGGCGCTGTTCCGCTTCGCGGAGCACGCGGTCATCCTGCCGGTGGTCGTCATCACCGAGCTCGAGGCCAAGCGCCACGACCCGGAGATCGGCTTCTTCGCCCGGCAGGCGCTGCGCATCCTCGACGAGCTGCGCGTCGAGCACGAGCGGCTGGACTTCCCCATCCCGGTCGGCGACGGGGGCTCCCTCCGCGTCGAGCTGAACCACTCCAACCCCGCCGTGCTGCCGAGCGGCCTGCGCCTCGGCGACAACGACTCGCGCATACTGGCCTGCGCGATGAACCTGTCCAACGACGGCGTGGCCGTCACGGTCGTCTCGAAGGACCTCCCGCTGCGTGTCAAGGCCGCCTCGATCGGCATCGACGCGGAGGAGTACCGCCACGAGCTGGCGGTGGACTCGGGCTGGACGGGCATGTCGGAGATCGCGCTCGGCGGTGAGGACATGTCGTCCCTGTACGAGCACGAGTCGCTCGACCACGACCTGGTCGAGGGCCTGCCGATGAACACCGGCCTCGTGGTGCAGTCCGAGCGCGGCTCTGCGCTCGCGCGCGTCACGGGCGAGCGGACGATGCGCCTCGTGCGCGGCGACCGCGACGTGTTCGGCGTGCACGGCCGGTCGGCCGAGCAGCGCCTCGCGATCGACCTGCTGCTGGACCCCGAGGTCGGCATCCTCTCGCTCGGCGGCCGCGCCGGCACCGGCAAGTCGGCGCTCGCGCTCTGCGCGGGCCTCGAGGCGGTGCTGGAGCGCCAGCAGCACAAGAAGATCATGGTCTTCCGCCCGCTGTACGCCGTCGGCGGCCAGGAGCTCGGCTACCTGCCCGGCGACCAGGGCGAGAAGATGAACCCGTGGGGCCAGGCGGTGTTCGACACGCTCGGCGCGCTGGTCTCGCAGAACGTGCTCGACGAGGTCGTGGAGCGGGGCATCCTCGAGGTCCTGCCGCTCACGCACATCCGCGGCCGTTCGCTGCACGACGCGTTCGTGATCGTCGACGAGGCGCAGTCGCTCGAGCGCAACGTGCTGCTGACGATGCTCTCGCGCATCGGCCAGAACTCGCGGGTCGTGCTCACGCACGACGTCGCCCAGCGCGACAACCTGCGCGTCGGCCGGCACGACGGCATCGCCTCGGTGATCGAGACGCTCAAGGGGCATCCGCTCTTCGGCCACGTCACCCTGACGCGCTCGGAGCGCTCGGCGATCGCCGCGCTCGTCTCGGAGATGCTCGACGGGTACGAGGTGCACTAG